The region CTATTTTAAAAGAAGTAAAAGACGCATTGCAAGAAAAAGTAGCCATTATTAAAATTGATGTTGATAAAAACCAAGCTATCGCTGCAAAATATCAGGTTAGGGGTGTGCCAACATTAATTTTATACAAACAAGGAAAACAACTTTGGAGACAATCTGGAGTTGTTCAAAAAAGAGATTTAGTGTCTATTATAAATAGTTTTTGTT is a window of Polaribacter litorisediminis DNA encoding:
- the trxA gene encoding thioredoxin → MSNFSEVINQDKPVLVDFFAEWCGPCKMMSPILKEVKDALQEKVAIIKIDVDKNQAIAAKYQVRGVPTLILYKQGKQLWRQSGVVQKRDLVSIINSFC